One Portunus trituberculatus isolate SZX2019 chromosome 42, ASM1759143v1, whole genome shotgun sequence DNA window includes the following coding sequences:
- the LOC123517685 gene encoding uncharacterized protein LOC123517685: MKKPQLHGFHGRRSALLSPASRAMGLLCLLSVFVVATSITTSLLDSSLLPLTAEEKSFCGKKLTVAACKMKMGLCGPLDTLLAPLMGTPQAILSCANTSAIPLKADFYSYLGKAMMKGAVGLTLPKKPTGEPLVDLAIRKCILSSTGLLGDDLQLNRTTIAAQLASVSPPSLAAAVGLAVNTCPEPLELKMEEYIKCLKKSCMASIPDPTPSPAVGFS; the protein is encoded by the exons atgaaaaagccTCAACTGCATGGATTTCACGGGCGACGATCTGCTCTCTTGTCACCAGCCAGCCGAGCCATGGGTCTACTGTGCTTGCTCTCCGTCTTTGTAGTCGCCACTTCAATCACTACTTCCCTCCTCGATAGTTCCCTCCTGCCGCTCACCGCTGAGGAGA AGTCGTTTTGCGGTAAGAAGTTGACGGTGGCGGCGTGCAAGATGAAGATGGGTTTGTGCGGGCCGCTGGACACTCTTCTGGCCCCGCTCATGGGCACCCCGCAGGCCATCCTCTCCTGCGCCAACACCTCGGCCATCCCTCTCAAGGCGGATTTTTATTCCTATCTcg GAAAGGCCATGATGAAGGGAGCTGTTGGCCTGACACTCCCGAAGAAGCCCACTGGTGAACCCCTCGTTGACCTCGCCATCAGGAAGTGCATTCTGAGTAGCACAGGTTTG CTTGGTGACGACCTGCAGCTGAACCGAACAACCATCGCGGCGCAACTGGCCAGCGTGTCGCCCCCGAGTCTAGCTGCAGCAGTGGGACTTGCCGTGAACACCTGCCCTGAGCCACTGGAGCTGAAGATGGAGGAATATATCAAGTGTCTGAAGAAGTCCTGCATGGCGAGTATCCCTGACCCGACACCTTCGCCCGCTGTAGGCTTTTCCTAG
- the LOC123517686 gene encoding uncharacterized protein LOC123517686: MRVFILLCVVGASLAWPNPQQEPYDPLYREPPQYYQDDPRYPVPAPKPEQYRPQPPKYQKYPTEEEEEEYEHVNTIPGEPGKDYPVFSIVPSTSFSCSDKLPGFYADGEANCQVWHYCKTDGLKESFLCPNGTIYNQENRVCEWWFNVSCDLDSLTVQARVNEDLYIVPSPRPEDKYTAGPSYSNEGRQQYQQPTQAYPDY; this comes from the exons ATGAGAGTCTTCATTCTATTGT GTGTGGTGGGTGCGAGTCTGGCGTGGCCCAATCCCCAGCAGGAGCCATATGACCCGCTGTACAGGGAGCCACCGCAGTACTACCAGGACGACCCCAG GTATCCCGTACCAGCACCCAAGCCTGAACAGTACCGCCCCCAGCCTCCCAAGTACCAGAAATATCccactgaagaggaagaagaggaatatgaaCATGTCAACACAATCCCAG GTGAGCCCGGAAAGGACTACCCGGTGTTCTCCATCGTCCCCAGCACAAGCTTCTCCTGCAGCGACAAACTTCCGGGCTTCTACGCTGATGGGGAGGCCAACTGTCAG GTATGGCACTACTGCAAGACCGATGGACTAAAGGAGTCTTTCCTCTGCCCCAACGGTACCATATACAACCAAGAGAACCGCGTGTGTGAGTGGTGGTTCAACGTGAGCTGCGACCTGGACTCTCTCACCGTGCAGGCCAGG GTGAACGAGGACCTTTACATCGTGCCCTCACCGCGACCCGAGGATAAGTACACTGCGGGGCCTAGCTACTCCAACGAGGGACGCCAACAGTACCAGCAGCCCACGCAGGCTTACCCAGACTACTAG